The genomic window GATCCTGCGCGAGATCGCCGATCCCGACGCGACGCTGCTCGAGCCGCGCTGGCTCAACCGGCTGCGCGGCACGCCAAAGCTCGCCAAGCAATTCCGCGCGGGCCGCCTGTTCCTGATCGGCGACGCGGCGCACGCCCATCTGCCGATCGGCGGCCAGGGCATGAACACGGGCATGCAGGACGGCTTCAATCTCGGCTGGAAGCTGGCAGCGGTCATCAAGGGCGAGGCCCGGCCGGAGCTGCTCGATACCTATCATGCCGAGCGCCATCCGATCGCCGACGATCTGTTGAAATTCACCGATCGCGGCTTCCACAGCATGGTGAGGCCGGGCGACCTCGCCCAGCGCGCCATGAAGCTGTTCGGCGCCAGCGTCATGGGGCTCGAGGCCGTGCAGGAGCGGCTGAGGCGCACGGTTGGCGAAGTGCCGGTTGCCTATCTCATGAGCGCGCTCAGCGAGGACCATGGCGGCACGATCGGGCCGATCGCGGGCGAGCGGGCGCCTGACGGCGTCGCGGTCCGCGCCGTCGACCGGCGCACCTTGCGCCTGCTGCAGGAAATCGAGGGCGAGGGTTGGAACCTGTTGATCTTCGCCGGACTCGATCAGTCGGACGTCGGCGGCAAACTGGCGGAGATCGCAGAAGCCGCGGTCGCGGGCTTCGGGCGCCGAGTCCGCCCGGTGCTCGTCACCCCCGATCGGCCGCCGGCCGCCTGGCCCGGCGACGTGCTGATCGACCGCGATCAGCTGCTGCACGACCGCTATGGCGTGCGCCATGCCGCACTTTATCTGCTCCGGCCCGACCGCTACGTGGGCTTCCGGGCGCCCGCGACCCAGGCGGAGCTCCTGGAGAAATATCTCGCTCGCTGGCTCGTGCCCGCGGCGGAACTGGTCGACGGCGCGGCAGAGTAGCGCTGCGGACGGGCCCAAGGGACGCGCATGAAACAAAACCGCCGGGAAACGGAATCCCGGCGGTCTCATGATCTCATGCGAAGAAGCGGCACCCCTCGGCGAGCGGGGCGCTGGCAGGCCTCTTTAGGCGGCCTTCGCGGCCTTGGCGGCGGCGGCCTTCTCGATCTGCTTCTTCAGACGGCGTGCCTCGGCCGGCAGCTTGGACGCCGCGGTCGACAGCAGGAAGGCATCGATGCCGCCATTGTGCTCGATCGTGCGGATCGCGTTGGTCGACAGGCGCAGACGCACGGCGAAGCCCAGCGTGTCCGACAACAACGAGGTCACCTGCAGGTTCGGCATGAACCGGCGGCGGGTCTTGTTGTTGGCGTGGCTGACGTTGTTACCCGTCTGCACACCCTTGCCGGTGATATCGCACTTTCTGGCCATGACGTGTCTCTTCGCAAAAACTGGTGTCGGCCGCTCTTCTCTTGCGAGGGCAGCCGGAACAAGGCTGCGGTATCTACGCGAGGTCGGGCGGCGCGTCAACAGGAGTCCGGATTTTTCCTGTTCGTTACGCCGAAAGGCTGGCTTGCGCTATTCGCCGAGGAAGAGCGCAAGGAGCCGGCGCGCGCCCGCCATCGCAGTCATGGTGCCGGCCGCGACCGCCGCCTCGATCTCGGGAATGCGCCCGGCGATCGCCGGCCGGCGGCGCAGCGCCTCGATCATGCCGTCGCCCAAGTCGGCCCAAAGGGCGGCCTGCGCCTGGGCCGCCCGCCGGCGCGCCTTCTCGCCCGCAGCCTCAAACGCGGCTTCGTGCCGCTCGATCGCGGCCCAGGCCGCATCCAGCCCCTGGCCGGTCACGGCCGAGACGGCCAGCACCTCGGGCTGCCACAGCGGCGAGAGCGGGCGGAGCAGCCGGAGGGCCGCGCGATAGTCGCCGACCGCGACCCGGGCCTTGGCTTCGAGCTCGCCGTCCGCCTTGTTGACAAGCAGCAGCTCGGCCAGCTCGACGATGCCCTTCTTGATG from Aliidongia dinghuensis includes these protein-coding regions:
- a CDS encoding FAD-dependent monooxygenase; this encodes MVTGATGGNDADVVVVGAGPSGLTVAAELARHRIRVRVVDQAQGPTLHSRASVVHVRTQEMLAAMGLADRFVARAFPLEAISLHAFGKFMGGIRLSGADSAFPAPRIIGQDVTERLLLERLDECGVPVERGVEAVAAVDAGDHITLELKRADGGTDRLQAQYVVAADGVGSRLRTAAEIPFDGEHGERGDGFEFLQTDCEVRWSYPSGRGYLFVTKDRFLGLFPFDADGAFRIVCARADQDPKRTEPPDLDEIEAILREIADPDATLLEPRWLNRLRGTPKLAKQFRAGRLFLIGDAAHAHLPIGGQGMNTGMQDGFNLGWKLAAVIKGEARPELLDTYHAERHPIADDLLKFTDRGFHSMVRPGDLAQRAMKLFGASVMGLEAVQERLRRTVGEVPVAYLMSALSEDHGGTIGPIAGERAPDGVAVRAVDRRTLRLLQEIEGEGWNLLIFAGLDQSDVGGKLAEIAEAAVAGFGRRVRPVLVTPDRPPAAWPGDVLIDRDQLLHDRYGVRHAALYLLRPDRYVGFRAPATQAELLEKYLARWLVPAAELVDGAAE
- the rpmB gene encoding 50S ribosomal protein L28 — encoded protein: MARKCDITGKGVQTGNNVSHANNKTRRRFMPNLQVTSLLSDTLGFAVRLRLSTNAIRTIEHNGGIDAFLLSTAASKLPAEARRLKKQIEKAAAAKAAKAA